The following proteins come from a genomic window of Gimesia chilikensis:
- a CDS encoding hydrolase, whose amino-acid sequence MTESARSFPRSIDLLSHQECRLVVVDVQEKLLPVIPQGDQLVARIQQLIQAARLFEIPLSCSEQYPKGLGPTVSELAEMLPAPQEKLHFSASECLGWGAAANMSDSRTKVVLTGIEAHICVQQTALDLLALGYRVIIPVDAVASRNQLDWEIALKRMENSGASITTTESILFEWCEVAGTEEFKQISRLVTGKK is encoded by the coding sequence ATGACAGAATCAGCCCGTTCGTTTCCCCGCAGTATCGATCTGCTATCGCATCAGGAATGCCGTCTGGTCGTCGTGGACGTTCAGGAAAAACTGCTGCCCGTCATTCCCCAGGGGGATCAACTGGTGGCACGCATTCAGCAACTGATCCAGGCAGCCCGACTGTTTGAGATACCATTAAGCTGCAGTGAGCAATATCCCAAGGGGCTGGGACCGACGGTTTCCGAGCTGGCAGAGATGCTGCCTGCTCCGCAGGAAAAACTCCATTTCAGTGCCAGTGAGTGTCTGGGCTGGGGCGCTGCTGCCAACATGTCTGACAGCAGAACCAAAGTCGTGCTGACCGGCATTGAGGCACATATCTGTGTGCAGCAGACGGCCCTCGATCTGCTTGCGCTGGGATATCGCGTGATAATTCCCGTCGATGCGGTTGCGAGCCGGAATCAGCTCGACTGGGAAATTGCCCTCAAGCGGATGGAGAATTCGGGAGCCAGCATTACTACTACTGAATCAATTCTGTTTGAATGGTGCGAGGTGGCAGGCACCGAAGAATTTAAACAGATCAGTCGCCTGGTGACTGGAAAAAAATGA
- a CDS encoding sugar phosphate isomerase/epimerase family protein, whose product MFVAASSRCFSDESFEVSCERLTDLEYDKIEIWMDEESDHLKPSEVSRSPEDFYSRFREATRLTPIAFCLENDIEPTAFQSLCKAAKLLRIAQITIPASPLGTPFNSEIDRLKALLKIASRDGIRLSIKTKTGQLTEDPRTATELCQSVKGLGLTLDPSYYTCGPYSNTSYDMVFPYVCHVHLRDSTSDQVQVPVGLGEIDYSRMISMLERQNYHQFLSVELLPSLLNGVDRALELRKLRMLLESVVI is encoded by the coding sequence GTGTTTGTAGCTGCATCATCACGTTGTTTTTCAGATGAATCGTTTGAAGTCAGTTGTGAACGACTGACGGATCTGGAATACGATAAAATCGAGATCTGGATGGATGAAGAGAGTGATCACCTGAAACCATCAGAGGTCTCTCGATCGCCAGAGGATTTTTATTCACGTTTCCGGGAAGCGACCCGCTTAACACCGATCGCCTTCTGTCTGGAAAACGACATCGAACCGACGGCCTTTCAGTCATTGTGTAAAGCCGCCAAACTGCTGCGGATCGCACAGATCACGATCCCTGCTTCTCCGCTGGGGACACCTTTCAACTCGGAAATCGATCGTCTGAAAGCGTTGTTAAAGATCGCCAGTCGTGACGGTATCAGACTGTCAATCAAAACCAAAACTGGTCAACTTACAGAAGACCCGCGCACGGCAACAGAACTCTGCCAGTCCGTCAAAGGTCTGGGGCTGACCCTGGACCCGAGCTATTATACCTGCGGTCCCTATAGCAATACATCCTACGATATGGTGTTCCCTTACGTCTGCCATGTGCACCTGCGGGATTCCACCAGCGATCAGGTACAGGTTCCGGTTGGTCTGGGAGAAATTGACTACAGCAGAATGATCAGTATGCTGGAACGTCAAAACTATCATCAGTTCCTGTCAGTAGAACTGCTGCCCTCACTCCTGAATGGCGTGGATCGTGCTCTGGAACTGCGCAAGCTGCGAATGCTGCTCGAATCAGTCGTGATCTGA
- a CDS encoding formylglycine-generating enzyme family protein — protein sequence MTHQKSFTSIVPRQLCLSVVLMLLLSVSSHVVIAQQQQQRKLKKTSGVVASSDLGEFGDVQIFERSKVILPPNLSGTMLDRVHQGFVPGKKSTWMQDRLAEIEQAQKEKEKQAEEAAHIRLLKQFVDELVLITPGKGKFPKSFKMGSEKGEPSEKPVHDVTFTEGFWISKYEVPQNLYEAIMGRNPSRWKGPRNSAEMFDWKTANMFCDQLTLQLRKHRLIRKDQLIRLPTEAEWEYCCRAGTDTAYSFGDQAQKPGEMGKEASLLDPYAWHTGNAAGNDPPVGALKPNPWGLYDMHGYLWEFVADPWHDDYQDAPTDGSVWDTMQENPHRIARGGAWTDRYDRLRSAYRAKITPETISPALGLRCVKARNAKVKKLEN from the coding sequence ATGACTCATCAGAAATCGTTCACGTCGATTGTCCCCAGGCAGCTCTGCCTGTCAGTTGTATTGATGCTGCTGTTAAGTGTCAGTTCTCACGTGGTCATCGCCCAGCAACAACAGCAGCGGAAATTGAAAAAAACATCAGGTGTCGTCGCCAGTTCAGACCTGGGGGAATTCGGGGACGTTCAGATCTTTGAGCGGAGTAAGGTGATCTTACCGCCAAATCTTTCCGGAACGATGCTGGATCGCGTACATCAGGGCTTTGTTCCCGGTAAGAAATCAACTTGGATGCAGGATCGGCTGGCAGAAATCGAACAGGCCCAAAAGGAGAAGGAAAAGCAAGCGGAAGAAGCAGCACACATACGCTTGTTGAAACAGTTCGTGGATGAACTCGTGTTGATCACACCAGGCAAGGGGAAGTTTCCGAAATCTTTCAAGATGGGCTCTGAGAAGGGAGAACCATCTGAAAAGCCTGTACATGATGTGACCTTCACCGAAGGTTTCTGGATTTCAAAATACGAAGTTCCTCAGAATCTGTATGAAGCCATCATGGGCCGTAATCCGAGTCGCTGGAAAGGCCCCCGCAATTCCGCGGAGATGTTCGACTGGAAGACCGCTAATATGTTCTGCGATCAGCTGACACTTCAGCTCCGTAAGCATAGACTGATCAGGAAAGATCAACTGATCCGCCTGCCCACCGAAGCAGAGTGGGAATACTGCTGTCGGGCCGGCACCGACACTGCCTACAGCTTCGGAGATCAGGCTCAAAAACCGGGTGAAATGGGAAAAGAAGCCAGTCTACTCGATCCCTATGCCTGGCATACCGGAAATGCAGCCGGCAATGATCCTCCCGTTGGGGCACTCAAACCTAATCCCTGGGGGCTGTACGACATGCACGGCTATCTCTGGGAGTTCGTTGCCGATCCCTGGCACGATGATTATCAGGACGCACCCACTGATGGCAGCGTGTGGGATACGATGCAAGAGAATCCACACCGCATTGCCCGGGGCGGCGCCTGGACAGATCGCTATGACCGGCTGCGATCCGCTTATCGGGCGAAGATCACACCCGAAACGATCAGTCCTGCACTCGGTTTACGCTGTGTCAAAGCCAGAAATGCAAAAGTGAAAAAATTGGAAAACTAG
- a CDS encoding 30S ribosomal protein S1, translating into MSSEQPSTEEIKTSEASAEIQASSEQQQPAESQPAEQQETESASAEQAPAPAEPAAAESEAAKPERKVQLNPKVDPAQFKAIPSAGATPAAPAKKEDAEGDAEVEVTQEQLQEAAMMQIAESAKPVDIPDDVDDLGDDLEAELAAALSGQGAQELPKSYSEEEAAADAAAEKPATTSGSSEEGLAEGDRLKGIVESINNDDVFIDLGSRALGTPGIVPLRQFGDKTPEIGQEVEVKVTAVKEAEGLIQLSLPRGHHKPAGDWDAVAVGQVVECVVNKSNKGGLEVSVGSLRGFLPASQADLYFVGDLEPFVGQKLTVQITEVNPKKRNLVVSRRKYLESEREEIQKELWEKLAIGQELTGTVKNIKDYGAFVDLGGIDGFLHIGEISWNRIKHPKDALSEMQKINVKILKIDKEKNRISLGMKQLQQDPWQLAEDRYATGSTVTGKVTRTADFGAFIELEPGLEGLVHISELDHRRVKRVTEVLTTGQETSAKVLEVDPNRKRISLSLKALTEKPEDAVAAQEEASQPAYERKRKGPLLGGNADDTNPGSGGGGLFGNPDDYK; encoded by the coding sequence ATGAGTTCAGAACAACCTTCAACTGAAGAAATCAAAACCAGCGAAGCGTCTGCAGAAATTCAGGCCTCTTCCGAACAGCAGCAGCCAGCCGAAAGCCAGCCTGCTGAACAGCAGGAAACAGAGTCTGCATCAGCAGAACAGGCTCCCGCGCCAGCAGAACCTGCTGCTGCGGAAAGCGAAGCCGCAAAGCCGGAACGCAAAGTTCAGTTGAATCCAAAAGTGGATCCCGCACAGTTCAAAGCCATTCCCTCAGCTGGCGCCACACCGGCTGCTCCCGCTAAGAAAGAGGATGCAGAAGGAGACGCCGAAGTCGAAGTGACTCAGGAACAGCTCCAGGAAGCAGCCATGATGCAGATTGCAGAATCTGCTAAACCGGTTGATATCCCGGATGACGTCGATGACCTCGGCGATGATCTGGAAGCGGAACTGGCAGCAGCCCTCTCTGGTCAGGGCGCACAGGAACTTCCCAAGTCATACAGCGAAGAAGAAGCTGCCGCAGACGCCGCCGCTGAAAAACCTGCCACAACTTCAGGCAGTTCGGAAGAAGGACTGGCTGAAGGCGATCGACTTAAGGGAATCGTGGAATCGATCAACAACGACGATGTCTTCATCGATCTGGGAAGCCGGGCACTCGGAACTCCCGGCATTGTTCCCCTGCGACAGTTCGGCGATAAAACCCCCGAAATCGGACAGGAAGTCGAAGTCAAAGTCACCGCAGTCAAAGAAGCTGAAGGCCTGATTCAACTCTCCCTGCCCCGCGGACATCACAAACCCGCCGGAGACTGGGATGCTGTCGCCGTCGGACAGGTGGTGGAATGCGTTGTCAACAAATCGAACAAAGGTGGCTTGGAAGTCAGCGTCGGCAGCCTGCGAGGATTTTTGCCCGCCAGCCAGGCCGATCTGTATTTCGTGGGTGACCTCGAACCGTTTGTAGGTCAGAAGCTGACCGTGCAGATCACTGAAGTGAATCCCAAGAAACGCAATCTGGTAGTCAGCCGTCGCAAGTATCTCGAATCAGAACGCGAAGAAATTCAGAAGGAACTCTGGGAAAAACTGGCCATTGGTCAGGAGCTGACCGGAACCGTGAAGAATATCAAGGACTACGGCGCTTTCGTTGATCTGGGGGGCATCGATGGCTTCCTGCACATCGGCGAGATCAGCTGGAACCGCATCAAGCATCCCAAAGATGCGCTCAGCGAAATGCAGAAGATCAATGTCAAGATCCTCAAGATTGATAAGGAAAAGAACCGCATCAGTCTGGGCATGAAACAGCTGCAGCAGGATCCCTGGCAACTGGCCGAAGATCGCTACGCCACCGGTTCTACAGTTACCGGTAAGGTAACACGTACGGCAGACTTTGGTGCTTTCATTGAGCTGGAGCCGGGACTCGAAGGGCTCGTTCATATCAGTGAGCTCGACCATCGTCGGGTCAAACGCGTTACCGAAGTGCTGACGACAGGCCAGGAGACGTCCGCGAAAGTTCTGGAAGTTGATCCGAACCGCAAGCGGATCAGCCTTTCACTGAAAGCGCTGACCGAGAAACCGGAAGACGCTGTCGCAGCTCAGGAAGAAGCATCTCAACCTGCTTATGAGCGGAAACGCAAAGGTCCGCTACTGGGAGGCAACGCCGATGATACCAACCCTGGTTCAGGCGGTGGTGGCCTGTTCGGAAATCCGGATGACTATAAATAA